In Bufo gargarizans isolate SCDJY-AF-19 chromosome 5, ASM1485885v1, whole genome shotgun sequence, the following are encoded in one genomic region:
- the LOC122938680 gene encoding uncharacterized protein LOC122938680, whose product MVLENDRNTKKWQFRNEDPEKPNKVIMMIGEVGSGKTTLINAFINYIFGVQWKYDCRIQLIGEETVRTQDPHQKSTVMVYQINHQTEFCIPHSLTIIDTPGLPETQGVTPQRTAVQKIRELFYNSELNHIDVICFVTQPSMTSLSLTQKFVFDSLLAMFGPKVHENIVTFMTCAEDDQKPPALATMIHAKVPCAKNKNGHPIHFKFKNGVLYVNNSPDDNDASVANEQHWNSGMEDINNFFKYLSGTSRKNIALQRNILMLSNASEITVDALVHRIEEMMSKQYELEQTEKILKRHKVEIEKDEYFEFEVSKSIKEKIDTKENCTNCHECNSTCHQNCLVAYDSFVYLCEVFYFNASCRVCGHGSSRHFSEKFLWKNLVFNNKVTYRSIKMKYKRDDQEVLTYQMVLERMKAEMEQLGEQGSQLILRATDQIKQFTVHKVFRGIC is encoded by the coding sequence ATGGTTTTGGAAAATGATCGAAACACCAAGAAATGGCAATTTAGGAATGAAGATCCAGAGAAGCCCAACAAGGTCATAATGATGATTGGTGAGGTCGGATCTGGAAAAACCACCCTGATCAATGCCTTTATCAACTACATTTTTGGGGTCCAGTGGAAATATGACTGCAGGATCCAGTTAATTGGAGAAGAAACAGTGAGGACCCAAGATCCCCATCAAAAATCAACGGTCATGGTTTACCAGATCAACCATCAAACAGAGTTCTGTATTCCACACTCCTTAACCATCATTGATACTCCTGGTCTTCCAGAAACCCAAGGTGTgaccccacagaggacagctgtaCAGAAGATCCGGGAATTGTTCTATAACTCAGAGTTGAACCACATTGATGTTATCTGCTTTGTGACTCAACCATCGATGACTAGTTTATCTCTGACTCAGAAATTTGTCTTTGATTCCCTCTTGGCCATGTTTGGCCCAAAGGTACATGAAAATATTGTGACCTTCATGACTTGTGCTGAGGATGACCAAAAACCACCAGCGCTGGCAACGATGATCCATGCCAAGGTTCCctgtgcaaaaaacaaaaatggtcATCCCATCCATTTCAAGTTCAAAAATGGAGTCTTATATGTAAATAATTCCCCCGATGACAATGATGCCAGCGTGGCTAACGAGCAGCACTGGAACTCAGGAATGGAAGACATCAACAACTTCTTCAAATATTTGTCTGGAACCTCGAGAAAAAATATTGCTTTACAAAGAAACATCCTCATGCTGAGCAATGCCTCTGAAATTACGGTGGACGCACTGGTCCATAGAATCGAGGAGATGATGTCCAAGCAGTACGAGCTGGAGCAAACTGAGAAAATCCTCAAACGACACAAAGTCGAAATCGAAAAGGATGAATATTTTGAATTTGAAGTGAGCAAATCCATCAAGGAGAAGATTGATACGAAGGAGAATTGTACCAACTGCCATGAGTGCAACTCCACCTGTCACCAAAACTGCTTGGTGGCCTACGATAGCTTCGTCTATTTGTGTGAAGTCTTTTATTTCAATGCTTCTTGTAGGGTTTGTGGGCATGGGTCTAGTAGGCATTTCTCAGAAAAGTTTTTATGGAAAAACTTGGTTTTCAACAATAAAGTCACTTATAGGAGCATAAAGATGAAGTATAAAAGAGACGACCAAGAGGTTTTGACCTATCAGATGGTTCTCGAGAGGATGAAGGCCGAGATGGAGCAGCTCGGAGAACAAGGCTCTCAACTTATCCTGAGGGCaaccgatcagataaagcaattTACAGTCCATAAGGTCTTCAGAGGAATTTGTTGA